One Chryseobacterium indoltheticum DNA segment encodes these proteins:
- a CDS encoding SGNH/GDSL hydrolase family protein, with the protein MIITPEIAQELGLTPIQVVELNKLLAFINVKSVSELTEVLNPVDGNIPFEAADGTLYKVPINTFYQLIGGLAKPISPSDATPTVIGWYKPRVYSADPGTNYPNLDDLKAVEGYDTLFYFDGTDWIDIANRYGVRSINDIEKTSTVGLVDTYNITFTDGSTPTTFEVTNGKSITDWTASNYVEKSTVIKNGSIYYLSDGQTATSSDIPGVSSKWVLKISGAGVLDLDKNFPLSSGFYTPDTARLAVPVALRRAGLIIYYATATDHIIEKFNSSVLSQWTVSTHWIRYTDINDLKKHNVSGFLLPDSVLTNYNADSIINLGKVNYVENSDQLYISVLKKTPPVFQVSNDSGVLIGSYAVSTGTGTGVKEIEIKNVGSNPGTTTLFKALVNWDLLKENDNLQQQLHINTTVNYLNDLPKQVDSKLQNVIVKDNFYLKSENFFDKNDPNILQEKWIPSNSTTGTPEVTTLASILTGFIGPFKTGDKVNATIFGNPDKHPPAWIAVFDENKNIITKSSILLLGYDGYTMLEGEKYIRIAPRKTDIPLTDVPNLMVTANQRITSPYIPYGYSKYLNPLNTIVTGGVRSNQTGVVFADSIGELSNWTNIAGKLLGCNLINCAIGGTRMALHQITPNDYDAFSAYNLAEAVVSGNWSRQEAAAIAIRDNTGDDNVYIVNRMKAINWALVDFIVLAFGTNDLTGGTCPIGTNADNTGTTIKGAMNLFLSKIQTAFPKIEILVITPIYRNIEGVSSDTYANGRTPPVTMKGIIDAEEEIAKINHIDVLTMYDNLGMNAKTLTTYTVDGTHLSDFGAQKYALKVANKLG; encoded by the coding sequence ATGATAATAACCCCGGAAATAGCGCAGGAATTAGGATTAACACCAATCCAAGTGGTTGAGCTTAATAAATTACTTGCATTTATAAATGTTAAATCAGTCAGTGAACTGACAGAAGTGTTGAATCCTGTAGATGGGAACATTCCTTTTGAAGCTGCTGACGGAACTCTATATAAAGTGCCTATTAATACATTTTATCAATTGATTGGAGGGTTAGCAAAACCAATATCTCCGAGTGATGCTACTCCTACGGTTATAGGATGGTATAAGCCCCGTGTTTATTCAGCTGATCCAGGAACGAATTACCCTAATTTGGATGATTTAAAAGCAGTTGAAGGATATGACACTTTATTTTATTTTGACGGCACGGATTGGATAGATATTGCTAACAGGTATGGAGTGAGGTCTATTAATGATATTGAAAAAACATCAACTGTTGGTCTGGTGGATACTTATAATATTACTTTTACAGACGGATCTACTCCTACTACTTTTGAGGTTACAAACGGAAAATCTATTACAGATTGGACAGCATCCAATTATGTAGAAAAGAGCACTGTTATTAAAAACGGTTCTATATATTATTTATCTGATGGACAAACAGCAACATCTTCTGATATTCCCGGAGTTAGTTCTAAATGGGTTTTAAAGATATCAGGTGCAGGAGTTTTAGATTTAGACAAAAACTTCCCTTTGAGTTCAGGATTTTACACACCTGATACGGCTCGATTGGCAGTGCCAGTTGCATTGAGAAGAGCAGGGCTAATAATTTACTATGCAACAGCAACTGATCATATTATAGAGAAATTTAATTCAAGTGTTTTGAGCCAATGGACGGTATCGACCCATTGGATTCGATATACAGATATAAATGATTTAAAGAAACATAATGTTAGCGGTTTTTTACTCCCTGATTCAGTTCTCACAAATTACAATGCGGATTCTATTATAAATCTTGGCAAAGTTAATTACGTGGAAAATTCAGATCAGTTATATATCAGTGTTTTAAAAAAAACACCGCCCGTTTTTCAAGTTTCCAATGACTCAGGAGTTTTAATTGGTAGTTATGCTGTTTCAACAGGAACAGGAACTGGTGTTAAAGAAATAGAAATTAAAAATGTAGGTTCAAACCCAGGAACTACAACACTATTTAAAGCTTTGGTGAATTGGGATTTGCTAAAGGAAAATGACAATTTACAGCAACAATTACATATTAACACAACGGTAAATTATCTCAATGATTTGCCTAAGCAGGTCGATTCTAAACTGCAAAATGTAATTGTAAAAGATAATTTTTATTTAAAATCAGAAAACTTCTTTGATAAAAATGATCCAAATATTCTACAAGAGAAATGGATTCCGTCGAATTCGACCACAGGAACCCCTGAGGTAACGACATTAGCCAGTATACTAACAGGATTTATCGGACCGTTTAAAACGGGCGATAAAGTTAATGCTACGATATTTGGAAATCCAGACAAACACCCGCCAGCTTGGATAGCGGTATTTGATGAGAATAAAAATATTATAACTAAATCATCTATATTATTATTAGGTTATGACGGTTATACAATGTTAGAGGGTGAGAAATATATACGTATTGCGCCTAGAAAAACAGATATTCCATTAACGGATGTACCTAATTTAATGGTTACAGCTAATCAAAGAATAACATCTCCTTATATTCCTTATGGCTACTCAAAATATTTAAATCCATTAAATACAATCGTTACGGGTGGTGTAAGATCAAATCAAACAGGTGTTGTGTTTGCCGATTCAATAGGGGAATTGTCAAACTGGACAAACATAGCAGGTAAATTATTAGGCTGTAATTTAATTAATTGTGCTATTGGAGGAACAAGAATGGCTCTACATCAAATAACTCCTAACGATTATGATGCATTTTCCGCCTATAATCTCGCCGAGGCTGTAGTGTCTGGAAACTGGAGCAGACAAGAAGCGGCAGCAATTGCGATTCGAGATAATACGGGCGATGACAATGTTTACATAGTTAACAGAATGAAAGCCATAAACTGGGCGCTAGTCGACTTTATTGTTTTAGCGTTCGGAACGAATGATCTAACGGGAGGGACTTGCCCAATTGGAACGAATGCCGATAATACGGGTACAACAATTAAAGGTGCAATGAACTTGTTTTTATCTAAGATTCAAACCGCTTTTCCAAAAATTGAAATACTTGTTATTACTCCCATATACAGAAATATTGAAGGTGTGAGTTCCGATACATATGCAAATGGTAGGACTCCACCCGTGACAATGAAAGGTATTATCGATGCTGAAGAAGAAATTGCTAAAATAAATCACATTGATGTTTTAACCATGTATGATAATTTAGGTATGAATGCTAAAACATTGACAACTTATACAGTTGATGGAACGCACTTATCTGATTTTGGCGCACAAAAATATGCTTTAAAAGTAGCAAATAAATTAGGATAG
- a CDS encoding lysozyme, which yields MKTSQKGINLILSFEGFSSKPYLDSAGIPTIGYGNTYYPGGKKVTLKDSSISKEKGVELFSSVLPTYEKIVSNKIKVALTQNQFDALVSHTYNTGGSDTLFSLINKKANSETIKDWFISRYITAGGKTLNGLIRRRKAEAELFFAK from the coding sequence ATGAAAACATCACAAAAAGGAATCAATCTGATTTTATCATTTGAAGGATTTAGTTCTAAGCCTTATCTGGATTCTGCGGGAATTCCTACAATTGGCTACGGAAATACCTATTATCCGGGCGGGAAAAAAGTAACCCTGAAAGATTCTTCAATCAGTAAAGAAAAAGGAGTAGAATTATTTTCATCTGTTTTACCGACGTATGAAAAAATAGTCAGCAATAAAATTAAAGTCGCTCTTACACAAAATCAATTTGATGCTCTTGTCTCGCATACTTACAACACAGGAGGATCTGATACTCTGTTTTCTTTGATCAATAAAAAAGCAAATTCAGAAACTATCAAAGATTGGTTTATCTCAAGATATATTACCGCCGGAGGAAAAACTTTAAACGGTTTAATCAGACGGAGAAAAGCTGAAGCAGAGTTGTTTTTTGCAAAATAA
- a CDS encoding LexA family protein, whose protein sequence is MEDGNLEIFKLDSAGSLILKPLNESLKAGGYGSFPSAALDFPDDSIDFLKLLVKDPITTFPGRISGDSLKDIGVLDGDWCLIQKGIEAKPNDIVAAIIENQFFIKRFKPKYDDNNKLQELKLNSENPDFSNFDINDETEFFLWGVVTWTFRNWRKL, encoded by the coding sequence ATGGAAGATGGAAATTTAGAAATATTTAAATTAGATAGTGCTGGGTCTTTGATTTTGAAGCCTTTAAACGAAAGCTTGAAAGCTGGCGGTTATGGTTCGTTTCCCAGTGCAGCACTAGATTTTCCCGATGATAGCATAGATTTCCTGAAGCTTTTAGTTAAAGATCCTATCACAACATTTCCTGGAAGAATCTCCGGAGATTCATTAAAAGATATTGGAGTTTTGGATGGTGATTGGTGCTTGATTCAAAAAGGTATAGAAGCTAAACCGAATGATATTGTTGCTGCAATTATCGAAAATCAGTTCTTCATCAAAAGATTTAAGCCTAAATACGATGACAATAATAAACTGCAGGAATTGAAGTTGAACTCTGAAAATCCTGATTTCTCAAATTTCGACATAAACGATGAAACTGAATTCTTTCTATGGGGCGTGGTCACCTGGACATTTAGAAACTGGCGGAAATTATGA
- a CDS encoding Y-family DNA polymerase — protein sequence MIALIDGNNFYASCERIFRYECRDKPVVVLSNNDGCAIARSNEAKALGIKMGEPYFKVKHFEKSDGLFVFSANFVLYGDISNRVVQIVKRYCNDIEVYSIDESFLFLDGYSDQENRMRNLRQDVLKGLDLPTSIGIAPTKTLAKVANKIAKKYPDKTGSVYTLDSEKRIQAALKWFPLEDIWGIGRRYYERFQKYGAKTAYDFTQLPDDFLRDEMGVYGVRMKKELLGDQQYGMTIQEPKKNIATTRTFDKGNDNYEYVCERVSTYASECARKLREQRSCCKHVTVFVTTDRYKMDQAQYSNSFTITLPNPSNSAIEISKFAKKALDKIFIQGFKYRKVGVITGTFVPDSERMTSMFDDDLHERHAPLMQTMDFLNKKLGTQKVKLASMDIQKTWKMDQKHLSPKYTTSFSESIVLKA from the coding sequence ATGATTGCTTTAATTGATGGTAATAATTTTTACGCATCGTGCGAACGAATATTTCGATATGAATGTCGGGACAAACCCGTTGTTGTTCTATCGAACAATGATGGTTGTGCTATTGCCAGATCAAACGAAGCAAAAGCTTTAGGTATAAAAATGGGTGAGCCCTATTTCAAAGTAAAACACTTTGAAAAATCAGATGGTCTTTTCGTTTTCTCTGCAAACTTTGTTTTGTACGGCGATATCAGCAATCGTGTCGTTCAAATTGTGAAGCGATATTGCAACGATATCGAAGTTTATTCAATTGATGAAAGTTTTCTTTTTTTAGATGGGTATTCCGACCAGGAAAACAGAATGCGAAACCTAAGACAAGATGTTTTAAAAGGTCTTGATCTTCCTACAAGTATTGGAATCGCTCCAACGAAAACTCTTGCGAAAGTTGCCAATAAAATCGCCAAAAAATATCCGGATAAAACAGGCTCTGTGTATACTCTTGATTCTGAAAAAAGAATTCAGGCAGCATTAAAGTGGTTTCCTCTTGAAGATATTTGGGGTATTGGCCGCAGATATTATGAGAGATTTCAAAAGTACGGAGCTAAAACAGCATATGATTTTACACAACTACCAGACGATTTTCTTCGTGACGAGATGGGTGTTTATGGTGTTAGAATGAAAAAGGAACTTTTGGGTGACCAGCAGTACGGAATGACTATTCAAGAGCCAAAGAAAAACATTGCTACTACTAGAACATTCGATAAAGGAAATGATAATTATGAATACGTTTGTGAAAGAGTTTCGACTTATGCTTCAGAATGTGCAAGAAAACTACGTGAACAGCGATCGTGTTGTAAGCATGTAACTGTATTTGTGACAACTGACAGATACAAAATGGATCAGGCGCAATATTCAAACTCGTTTACAATTACGCTTCCAAATCCATCAAATTCAGCAATTGAGATTTCAAAGTTTGCAAAAAAAGCTTTAGATAAAATATTTATTCAAGGTTTTAAATACCGAAAAGTAGGAGTAATTACCGGAACCTTCGTTCCTGATTCCGAAAGAATGACAAGTATGTTTGATGATGATCTTCATGAGCGTCATGCACCATTGATGCAAACAATGGATTTTCTTAATAAAAAATTAGGTACTCAAAAAGTGAAATTGGCTTCTATGGATATTCAGAAAACATGGAAGATGGATCAGAAACACCTCTCTCCAAAATACACTACATCATTTTCTGAATCAATTGTTTTAAAAGCATAA